The genomic stretch CCAACGTCAAATATTGCAGGATCGGGTACGTGCCTGAGCTTACAAGAATTAAACCGGAACCCTGTGATATTGATATATTGTGGTACGGATCACTCAATGAGCGCCGCACCCAAGTTTTACAGCAACTTCATAATATGGGTTACAGGGTCAAAGTTCTCTTCGGCGTTTATGGAGTGCAGCGGGACGTTTTCATCGCCAGGTCAAAAATTGTTTTGAATATCCACTTCTACGAATCCAAAGTCTTGGAAATAGTACGTATTTCGTATCTGTTGGCTAACAGGCGATTCGTGATTTCGGAAAGAGGAAAAGATCCGGAACTTGAAGAACCGATTTGCAATGGTCTTGTTCTGGCTGATTACGAAAATTTAGTCGAGGAATGCGTGAAATACATAAATGATGATGTGTCAAGAAATGAAATAGCAGAGAAAGGATTTTCAAGGATAACCTCTTGCAGTCAAGCGGAATACCTAAAAGATGTACTGAATGATTAAATTTCTTTTATTGGCACATATTTTGCGTTTATGCTTTGCTTGAAGGTTAAATTTGACAATCTCGTAAAAAGTCTCGAAATCGTCATGCCGGACTTGATAAGCCTGCCCCGTACTTGATACGGGGTCATCCAGAACTTATTGAATTTACTGGATTCCGGCTTTCGCCGGAATGACGGAAAAGGGCATTTTCAGACTTTTTACTAATGCATCAAATTTAAGATTTACAATTTTTTGTGCCGAATTAAACGGATTGCCAGCAACAGTAGTTGATTGTTAATTGGATACAGAGGGCGTTAACAGCATGTTTAGTTTTAAAATATTATCACCAGGGCAATAAGAGGAGTCATTGATGGACATGAAAATTCTGTCTGTTTGTATTGTGGGAAAAGATAACGCGACCAATCTCAAGCAATGTATCGAATCTTGTTTGAAATTGACCCGCCAGATTTCATATTTTGATTTAGAATCCAAGGACAACAGTGCAGAAGTCGCCGAAACTTGTGGTATCTATGTTCTTAAAGGCCCACCTGATCAAAAGATATCTGAAACACTCAGGAAATTTCATAAATCGAACTGGATTCTTTTTATGAAACCCGATGAAAGAGTTTTTTATGAATCTAAATCCAAGATCATGAAGGCCCTGGATAAAAATCAAACAATGGGGTACAGTCTCGTTATAAAGACCCCTGTGTCATCTGAAACGCTGGAAGATTTCAGGTGGATTAAAATACCTGGAAAGCCGAACCGCTATTCCCCCGAATCACTAATCGTTCCGAAGATTGAAATCAGGCTCGTACGAAGACAATTCTTCGTGAAGGCTCTCAATCTTATGATTTCCTTTTCTCCGGATGACGTTTTTTCCTTTTCCAGCCAGATTTTCAAAAATATCCAGATTCAATCGCTCCAACATACTGAAAAAATCCCGGTAGAGATAAATCAACATCACACGAAAGATTTGGAAATGAAATTTCTCAGAGGTGAGGTATCCATTGATGCTGAAGAAGACTATGGCATGTGGGAACTAGGAGAACGTTTTATTGGTTACAATGTTCTAAAAAAAGAGGATCTTGCCCGATATTATCGAGGACTTGCGATTGGATTTGGAAGTGAAAAAATGTATCTGGCCATGCTCAGCACCCACATGAAATTTGGCAGATTCACTGAAGCCCAAAACTTTTTTGATGCCTGGCTGGCAAAATGGGGCTTTTTTGATACACCTGAACCTTACAAAACCGGCGGAATCATTTATGCACACCTGTTTCAACTGGAAAAGGCAGTTTCATTATTTCATAAATATCTCGAGCTTGTTCCTGAAGAACTTTCAGGCGAGGTTCGCTTTTTATTGGCAAAATCATTGCTGCTCCTGGGCAAAAAAGATGAAGCAGTTAAACTCTTTAAGCAATATTATCACCTCCGCAGTGACGATTCTGACAGCATCCTCATCCAAACAATCGAAGATAGTAACTGGAAGCCACCCAGACTTAGTCTGTGCATGATTGTGAAAGACGAGCAGGCACATATCTCTAAAGCGCTTGACTCCTTAACAGGTGTCATTGATGAAATCATTGTTGTGGATACAGGTTCTAAAGATGAAACAAAGGATATTGCAAGGAAATATCATGCAAAAATTGTAGAAGTTGACTGGGAAGCTGATTTTTCTAAAGCAAGAAATGCCGGTCTCCGGCATGCGACGGGTGATTACATTCTGTGCCTTGATGCCGATGAATACATAGACCCCAGAGATAGAATAAAGCTTGCCCTTTTAAAAATGATTCTGCCTTCCGGACGGGATATTGCATATCGAATAAAGATAGATGCGGAAGATGAGGACGAAGAAATGTCGGTTATGATGCGACTTCCCAAATTGGTTCAACCCGA from Candidatus Desulfatibia profunda encodes the following:
- a CDS encoding glycosyltransferase; this encodes MDMKILSVCIVGKDNATNLKQCIESCLKLTRQISYFDLESKDNSAEVAETCGIYVLKGPPDQKISETLRKFHKSNWILFMKPDERVFYESKSKIMKALDKNQTMGYSLVIKTPVSSETLEDFRWIKIPGKPNRYSPESLIVPKIEIRLVRRQFFVKALNLMISFSPDDVFSFSSQIFKNIQIQSLQHTEKIPVEINQHHTKDLEMKFLRGEVSIDAEEDYGMWELGERFIGYNVLKKEDLARYYRGLAIGFGSEKMYLAMLSTHMKFGRFTEAQNFFDAWLAKWGFFDTPEPYKTGGIIYAHLFQLEKAVSLFHKYLELVPEELSGEVRFLLAKSLLLLGKKDEAVKLFKQYYHLRSDDSDSILIQTIEDSNWKPPRLSLCMIVKDEQAHISKALDSLTGVIDEIIVVDTGSKDETKDIARKYHAKIVEVDWEADFSKARNAGLRHATGDYILCLDADEYIDPRDRIKLALLKMILPSGRDIAYRIKIDAEDEDEEMSVMMRLPKLVQPDYPVRLVPARKEIFFEGTAFESMDKSIADLGIKIVTDDVFKITHSGIDRKWRESRKEPAIQKIYDTNPAPETALKAALFNLKLGNIDTASKWFELASFDNPRLWMKIITLYSRLGQAKKVVGMIRKALKECPDSLDLNLAKAELHFAEGDYETVYKTLGPNMEQIEKEMTREDRANAAYLYGMALLDTGYLEKGIEYLSDARELDSWNMRYKIGGIYVLTIAEEWENAIHALSEVLKEENLVIMDTIGDFADLGIAFKKLSRHFEINDRIEASEFCQKIFLNITENKISSPETIEKMMHYLNTHDIGKEQV